In Phragmitibacter flavus, one DNA window encodes the following:
- a CDS encoding PEP-CTERM sorting domain-containing protein (PEP-CTERM proteins occur, often in large numbers, in the proteomes of bacteria that also encode an exosortase, a predicted intramembrane cysteine proteinase. The presence of a PEP-CTERM domain at a protein's C-terminus predicts cleavage within the sorting domain, followed by covalent anchoring to some some component of the (usually Gram-negative) cell surface. Many PEP-CTERM proteins exhibit an unusual sequence composition that includes large numbers of potential glycosylation sites. Expression of one such protein has been shown restore the ability of a bacterium to form floc, a type of biofilm.) has translation MKKNAGVARWMFVWIFVGLVVEANGAVTLTDAHRLWRFDHASSGTASAGQIVDANGNPVNAASSNLSWVPVPATGPSGGDAVGTLARGLSFNPSVTVVPGAGDSGGTNPLNDTAVAATFQVSTGATVKGNATIITRLYWNGPIASDDNFGNVWLVNSGMGGSNVGFMMGFTLTGRLTYYTASVGGSGATHVYNSGPGLVIAEEGWYDIAMVVDNLGTTGDATGKVTFYAKPAAGNLITDTSGNNVWVNENSGSGLTVGAEQGGTGSGNQRKTFDGTLDYLALFDEALSEAEVLAIFAVPEPSRGILVMMAGMLLIGRRRKA, from the coding sequence ATGAAGAAGAATGCTGGAGTCGCACGATGGATGTTTGTCTGGATCTTCGTCGGCCTGGTCGTCGAGGCGAACGGGGCGGTGACGTTGACGGATGCTCATCGGCTGTGGCGGTTTGACCATGCTTCTTCGGGCACGGCGTCGGCCGGGCAGATTGTGGATGCGAACGGAAACCCGGTGAATGCGGCTTCGAGCAATCTGAGTTGGGTGCCAGTGCCTGCGACGGGGCCTTCGGGAGGAGACGCAGTAGGGACGCTGGCGCGGGGTCTTTCGTTTAATCCTTCGGTGACCGTGGTGCCTGGAGCGGGCGATTCAGGCGGAACCAATCCGCTGAATGACACGGCAGTGGCTGCGACTTTTCAGGTGAGCACGGGAGCGACGGTAAAAGGAAATGCGACGATCATCACGCGACTCTATTGGAACGGGCCGATTGCTTCTGACGACAACTTTGGCAACGTCTGGCTGGTGAACAGTGGGATGGGTGGATCGAACGTCGGATTTATGATGGGCTTCACGCTAACGGGGAGGCTCACTTATTACACGGCATCGGTCGGTGGGTCGGGTGCGACGCATGTTTACAATTCGGGTCCGGGTTTGGTGATAGCTGAGGAGGGATGGTATGATATCGCGATGGTGGTGGACAATCTGGGAACTACGGGAGACGCGACGGGCAAGGTGACTTTTTATGCCAAGCCAGCGGCCGGGAATTTGATCACGGACACCAGTGGAAACAATGTTTGGGTGAATGAGAACTCGGGGAGTGGTCTCACGGTGGGAGCCGAGCAGGGGGGCACGGGGAGTGGAAACCAGCGCAAAACTTTTGATGGAACTTTGGATTACCTGGCGCTGTTTGATGAGGCGCTGAGTGAGGCGGAGGTGCTGGCCATTTTTGCGGTGCCTGAGCCAAGCAGGGGAATTTTGGTGATGATGGCAGGAATGCTGTTGATTGGTCGGCGTCGGAAGGCGTGA